The Punica granatum isolate Tunisia-2019 chromosome 4, ASM765513v2, whole genome shotgun sequence sequence TCCAAGTCCATAGAGCCAATCTATGGTGATCTCATGAACCATGTGAACCAACCTAGCGACGATGATGACAACGATAAATAACATCGTTGGTTCCTACTCACCATGGGAAACATTAAATTTCGATCATAATGTTGGCGACTTTAAGATTGGAAATGATTTTTCGGATGAAGGAATGTGATTGATGTTACTTGATAAGAGTTTGTTCACAATAACGTGTCAATATGCTGAGTCTCATGTGTGCATGATAACGTCAGCAAAACATATAATTTGAGAATTAACTTCTACATTGTTCTAGCATGTATCTCTTCCCTTATATATGCTTTTATAAAGTATATGTCTCAGCACCTAAAATTTAGTGGATCCTATTCACATGGCCGTTAGATTTCATGAATTTGCGAATGTCTAAATTGTATTTGGTGACAAAAGTTTCAATGTCTGTTGAGCAAGATAAAATTTCGTTTTGGGATTGCCTAAGACTAGTTTCATCCAATCAGTCTTTACAATTGTGTGAGATGACTGCCTACGTTGATCATAATTTTAACAAAGGTGAGGAGGTTCCACCTAAAAACACCAAAATTGAGTTCAAGCATTGCAGGAGAGCACTAATTTGAGATAATTTTTACCTCCTATTGGGATTGGGGAAACTAAGAGAAATGAAAGGGATGgggaatcaatatataatatataaaattcaaagTGTGAAATGTGATAGCGCCATTTGATAACCCTTAACTCTTGGTAAGACGCTATTGGTTGCTCTAATCAATCCATTTGACAATCCTCAATTGCATGTTAAATTGACCTTTCACTTCtagtttaattaattctaTAGGCCAGCAGCCCCAGTCCCACCTCAGAGGTCATCAGCACCCCCAGAGGATGCGGGTGACCTGAGAAGTGGGGTCAGGGGCATCATCTGATGAAGTTGAGATCCCAGATCAATTCAGGGGCTGGGGGCAACGGATGGCGACCCCGACCTCACCTCCGAGATCTCCAATACCCTCCAAGGATGGCCTCCACAAATTCGATACTCGTGATGGTTTATCCATATCCCTTTATTAggtattatgatttttatttctttatattaaaTCCACGGGCATTCCTCATAATCGGAAATAAAGGGTCCACTAGCAATTATAGATATAGCCTGAAAATTCGTTGTTACAGTTGCCTATCGTGGCTCCAACTATCTTCCGCTGCGTTTACATTGTTGCCACCCAAAATCGATTTGACTGCAGCTGTAAAAATGCAACCTAAAGTGTTCCATACGGAAAATATGCCGATGGTTTCAACCGCAATCCAAACCGCAGGGAAAGGTTCTCCCTGTGGTTAAAATTGCATCCTCAGGCCAAACTATGCTAGACCAGATTATGAGATTTGTTGTAGTGTTTGTACTTTGACTTGGCAGAgtttaattattcttaattaattagtgcAAAACTCTAGTGTTCGGTGAAGCTAAGTATGCTATGTAGAGAGACAGGACTCGTGGAGAGACCTATGCCGAAATATCTATCTGATCTTCTTGATGAACAATTGCATATGCTCAATGAATTGGTAATAAGcaactctttttctttttctttgtttttttttgttagtaaAAATAGTGAGAGATATTTCTCTTGCAATTCTCAAGGATGATACATTAAAACTTACTCTCCCTCTCAATAAATGCATCTTATGGGATTCGAACTCGTATTCTCCTCTTAGAAGTAAATCACTTCAACAAGTGTTggtctctttcttttttattccttaGTTTCTCACCAGTCTTTTGACCTATTAGTTGCTTTAATATGAgcatttattttctccttATTTATTAGTGTTACTTTTATTGAATCATATATATGGACAATTCACGAAGATGGACCACGTGCAACGCATGTGACCTTCCGACTAATAGCACGGGAAAATAGAAGTTCACTTACAAGAGCTTCCCAAGATGGCTCTGTAATAGTTGAAGATGCAGGCTCAAACACAAAACCAGTTAAAATCATTCCCATCATATCATCAATTGATAAAATGccaaattatttcaaatactAAACTTACAGATCGACTATCATACACATGTACAGCTTCACATGTATATCCAGTTACCATAGTACAACATTCAAATCCCCATGCATGAACACGAATACTGATTCGTAACTTCCTTAAGTTTCCTTGGCTTGTTCGCTGCTGGTGATCCTCATTCGATCCAAGTACGATTTTCCATCCATCTTCTGGGAGAATAATCCTTGGACGTACTCGTTCATTGTAATATTCCTAAAGAGTGCTTGATTTTTCAGGCTTATAAGAGAAGCTGCCGGCCCGACTTGCGCATCCAGCTTGGGGTTAAAGAACATTGCAAGGGACATCCTTTCGCTCTCGGAGTTAACCATCACCTGGTGCTCGATGCTGTGGTAGGTCCCATTGCTCAAGATCTAGATTTCAAATACAACGaatcattaataaattaaatggcATGTGGAAACTGTTGAAGTCGACTGAAGCATATGTACCTCCATAATGTCTCCAACGTTCACAACAAATGCATCAGGCAGTATGTCGATGGGTAGCCACACACCGTTCCTCTTAACCTGCAAGCCATTCACACAGTTGATTTGGTGGAGTATCGTGATTGCCGTTGCATCGGAGTGAGGCGTCAGCCCGATGACCAGCTCAGGCTGTGGGCAGGGCGGGTAGTAGGTCATCCTTAGTGCCTGgaattccttttcttcttcaaatagCTCCATTATCACATTCGTATCGATATGCAAACATATCGCAAGCGATCTCAAGATCTGAAGGGCaatttttttcagctcttttatATAGGTTTCCAAGCTACTCCTGTATGGAAATGAAAGAACCTTCTGATGAAAGAGGTTGATAGATAGGGCGGTCTATCCGGTATATAACGACTGAAAAGAGAATTCTAATTAAGACCGACTTTACTGTGAGGAATTAGAGTGAACCTTAATGGTGCTGGGAGCTCGGGAAATAGATGGGGCTTCCTTAGAGAAATGGGATTAATTGCCATGAAGAGTCTATCGCCCCAGTCTAGCACATTCTTCTCTGACCTCATCACGTTTCCATATCCTTCGCTTTCTCCGGGATTCGGCTTGTACTTCATTTTCTCTTCCAAGGGAAGCTTGAAGAATTCTTCAATCTCAAGCCCTAGCTTTTGCAGAAGTGATAAGCTCACCCCATGGTTCACCAGCTGCTGGGTAATTAGAACAGTTAGAAAAGCAAATCTGAATGACGACTCGGCACCCGGTGGCTGAGGGAGGGCCTGAAAAGGCCTTATTTTGACTTATGGTGAatggttgcttctcggtcTCAACTCACAACGTGAGCTGCTCAAGAGGAACAATTTCTCGGCCGCAGGATGTGCAGCTCATGCCTCATTCGAGCTGATTCTCTGCAGTAGAACGTGGAAGGAAATTCCTTGGCGCAAACGCCTTGGAAAGATTGGAAAGTTAAACATGAATGGGGCAGCAAAAGGCAACCCGCCTATTAAAGTGGGAGGATTGCTTCAGTATGAGAGGGGAAGATGGCTGGAGGGAGGCTTTCTCTATAATGTGGGAATAGCTTCACCAGTTGCTGTGGACCTATGGGTGGCTGAATCGGGTCAAGAGTTACAGCTCGGGATATGGTCTATCAGAAATTAATTCATGAAGTATGGACTCCAAAGGCGATCTGAATGGAGATCCTAATTAAGAGATCTCGGTTGAGATTCATTGGATGGTTCATATCCGGCATACCTATCATTGTCATAATACATAACCATTCAGAGGTGTTACTGGGGGCCTTCATGCCCCATCTTCGTTCTTCATTCTTGGGCTTTCGCTTCTTAGTGCACCGTGAATTAAAAAGAACATAAGTTAATTCTGCTTGCCATCTGGAGAGCAAGATCAGAGACTATGGTACCGCTCGACCCTACTGGTCAGAAATTGTGAATGGCAGGGGAtacattttgttttcttgtaTGAACGGCTGCGAACAGTTCATGTACATACCTGACTTTGATTGTTAATGAAAGTTACACCACttttaaggggaaaaaatggAGAGTGTGGATCTCCTTCAAAAATTTATGTACTGACCTGAAAGATACCCCATTCACTGCAAGCGAAATGCAGCCTCTCGAGTTCATCATTCAAGCTCCGGTCAGACGGCTCCAAGATTTTCACCATGTCGATGGTGGGAATTGTGGGTATGTGATCGGACTTTGATGGAAGGACATGAGGCCGGGTCTGGTCGAGACGAATGAAGCTCTCAGGTATGGAGTCCAAGGGTTCTTTGACGAGCTCTTGAACGCTCACTATGGAAGGATCAGAAACCATCATCTAATTGGTCTCACTCCACTGATCTCTTCAGTATGTGAAGCAATCCTGTGACTTATATGATTGGCATTTATAGTCCATACACAGTTATTATTAACAAGATGAAGACTTGTGCGTTGCGTGAATGATTATCGAGAAATATAAAGATAGAAATATTtagttataaaaatttatgattggAGAATTATATACACAATTCTTAGGTTGTGCTTTCCTTTTGATAGGgtgcaatatatatgcatgtgttttatatataatctatatatgttttatataatctatattatatattggtATAAGGCatacagtatatatatatatatgtgtgtgtacaGTCAttcatatgatatatatttgtttttttatataatctatatttatagTCTTTATAAATAAGCAAACGTGTGCtttactctatatatatattcaaaatatattctttttacatatatacaagTTTAATTTCACACGCACAAAATCTCCAAATatattgatgaagaagaaaactgTATAATTAAACGtaaaaaatttccttaataattAAGTGATGACgtagcaaaacgagagatctCCATTTGATGAGATGACGACATGAGAATTCGACTTATGCTCCtttttcatacatatatatatatatatatatagattgttgGTTGTggttatttcaatttttcattcaattaattattcatactcttatcttatattattttatattttatcttatGTCTTATActtcttatactattatttaagtGAAAGTTTGGTTTTGtaatacaattttatttataagataTGTTTGAAAAGTCGATTGAAAGCATTCCTTATTCGTACtttaaatatcataaaatttaaaataaaattgagaagtTGAAGGATAATATTAtccacttaatattattcttctCTGTCATTTCCTTTGCTTATTTTGCTCTGTACTCTCAAGTCACAACCACCCAATCCCACGTCcaatcacaattttttttctatttcaaattctatctccattttttattttttatttttcttacccctttactttttcttcctcctctaAATTAATCCATCCATaagcatataaaaaaaatcgctATACATGCGGGTTAGGTTTGCTATGCACGGGTGAATATATAAGGGAAAGATAAGAATCCCATTTCGATAACTCTAAGTCgtctttttaaaatatatatatatatatatatatatatatatattgtaatctTATTAGCAACTCTATGATAATTAATAGTTATATTGAAGATAgttgaatataaaaatattttctcgcTTCATCAATAGATATTAAAAGTTCTCTAAAGATTACAAAGTATTGCCGATCGAGAAACTAAATATTTTCTCGATAAAtgtcaaaaaattatattttattaatagtTCGTATAAACCGCCGTAGCGCAATTACTTTTGGTTTATCTTTTGTCCTGGGCGCTTCCCCAGGATTGACCACGCAATTCTTTTTTACTgctaaaattaagaaatattttttctttgtccTATATCTATTGTTAATTGAGTCTTTTATTAATCatataattcaatttaattttaaaaatttagatAAGTTATAATAAATGCTTGAGTGATAAATTGGCTTCCGCTAGTTTATTTTTGGTACTTTTAGGATATGTCATTCATTTTTCGGTTCcaacatatattttaatatcgTTAGtgcaaattaataaatattttttgctaacaaaattaataatatatttatcga is a genomic window containing:
- the LOC116205596 gene encoding protein SRG1-like; translated protein: MMVSDPSIVSVQELVKEPLDSIPESFIRLDQTRPHVLPSKSDHIPTIPTIDMVKILEPSDRSLNDELERLHFACSEWGIFQLVNHGVSLSLLQKLGLEIEEFFKLPLEEKMKYKPNPGESEGYGNVMRSEKNVLDWGDRLFMAINPISLRKPHLFPELPAPLRSSLETYIKELKKIALQILRSLAICLHIDTNVIMELFEEEKEFQALRMTYYPPCPQPELVIGLTPHSDATAITILHQINCVNGLQVKRNGVWLPIDILPDAFVVNVGDIMEILSNGTYHSIEHQVMVNSESERMSLAMFFNPKLDAQVGPAASLISLKNQALFRNITMNEYVQGLFSQKMDGKSYLDRMRITSSEQAKET